TTATTGAGGTCTTAACATAGGAAATAAAATTATATCTCTTATAGATTTAGAATTAGTAAATAACATAACTAATCTATCAATTCCTAATCCTAAACCTGCAGTAGGAGGTAAACCATATTCTAACGCTTCTATATAATCTTGATCATAAAAATTTTCATAAATATTATTTTTTTTAGTATTATTAATTTCTTTTAAATTATCTTGTTGTTTAAATCTTTTTTTTTGTTCTTCTGGATCATTTAATTCAGAAAAACCATTTGCTATTTCCATTCCACAAATAAAAAATTCAAATCTATCAGTAATTAAAGGATTTAAATCATTACTTCTTGATAAAGGAGATATTTCAACAGGATATTCTGTAATAAAAGTTGGTTCTATAATTTTATTAGCAATTTTTACATCAAAAATTTCGGAAATAATTTTACCTTTACTCCATTTTTTATTTATTTTAACATTTAATGAATTACTAATTTTTATTAAAATATTAATATCTTCTAAATTATCTAAAGAAAAATTTGGATAAAAAAAGATAATAGATTCTTTCATTGTTAATATATTAAATTTATTATTTAAATTAAAAACAATACCATTGTATTCTAATACAGAATTATTAAATATTGATTTATATATTTTTTTAAATAAATTTTCAAATAAAATCATTAAATCTTTATAATCAGAATATGCTACATACATTTCCATCATTGTAAATTCAGGATTATGTTGAGTAGAAATACCTTCATTACGAAAATTTCTATTAATTTCAAAAATTTTATTAAAACCTCCAATAACAAGACGTTTTAAATATAATTCAGGTGCTACACGTAAATACATATTTATGTTATATGTATTATGATGTGTTATAAAAGGTTTTGCTAAAGCTCCTCCAGGTATATTATGCATCATAGGAGTTTCGACTTCAATAAAATTCATTTCATTCATTAAATTACGAATATTTAATATAATTTTAGATCTTATTTTAAATACATTACGTGTTTTTTCATTTACAATTAAATCTAAATATCTTTTTCTGTATTTTATTTCTTTATTTTGTAACCCATGATATTTATCAGGTAATGGTCTAATTGCTTTTGTTAATAAATAAATTTTTGTACAAAAAATTGATAAAACATTAGTTTTAGTTTTAAAAATATTACCAATTATACCTATAATATCTCCAATATTATATTCTTTTAAAAATTTTTTATATTTTTCAACAGATATACTATTTTGAGATATATAAACTTGTATTTTTCCTGTATAATCTTGAATGTTAATAAAAGAAGCTTTACCCATAATTCTTAAATTTACTATACGTCCTGCAATACGAAATAATTTTTTATCTTTTAAAGAAAAATTTTTATTATTGAATTCTTGATATATATTATCACATGTAATATTAATTTTAAAATTATTAGGAAAAGCAATATTTTTTTTTCTTAATTTTGTTAATTTTTTATGTCGAAACTTTACTTCATTATTATTAATACTTTTATTTAAAAAATATTTATTTTCAGACATAATAGAAATCCTATATTTATAAACCTAATTTTAAACTAGCTTGAATAAATTTATCTATATTACCATTAAGTACAAAATTTACATCATTAATTTCTATACCAGTTCTCATATCTTTTATTCTTGAATCATCTAATATATAAGAACGTATTTGATACCCCCAACTAATATTAAATTTCTGTTGTTCAATTTTTTTTTGTTTTTTTTGTTTTATTTTATTTGTTAATTCATATAATTTAAATTTAATTTGTTTCATTGCTTGATTTTTATTTTGATGTTGTGATCTATTACTTTGACATTGTGTAACTATTCCTGTAGGAATATGTGTAATACGTACTGCTGATTCTGTACGATTAATATGTTGTCCTCCAGCTCCAGAAGCTCTATAAACATCGATACGCAAATCTTCTGTATTAAGAGATATACTATTTTCATTTTTAATATCTGGATAAATAAAAGTTGAAACAAAAGAAGTATGTCTTCTTCCGGAAGAACTAAAAGGACTTTTTCTAACTAAACGATGAATTCCACTTTCAGTACGTAACCATCCAAAAGCATAATTTCCAACAATATGTATTGTTGCTGATTTTATTCCTATAACTTCTCCTGGTGTTTCATTAATTATTGTGGTTTTGAATTTTTTTTGTACAGCCCACTTTAAATACATTTTCATAATGATTTTTGCCCAATCTTGAGATTCTATACCTCCTGATCCAGATTGAATATCTATAAAACAATTTTTGTTATCATTTTTTTTAATAAAAATTTTTTGTAATTCTAAATTATTTATTTTATTTTGTAACTCAGCTAATATTTTTATAGATTCTTTTAATATTATTTTATCATTAGTATCAATAGCTAAATTTATCAATTCATTAATATCAATAATTTCTTGATTAATTGTATCTAAAGAAAATAACAAATTTTCTATATTTGATTTTTTTTTATTTAAATTAAGAATATAATTAATATTATTCCAAATATTAGGATTTTGTAGTTTATTATTTATTTTTAATAATTTTTTTTTATATTTTATATAATTAAAGAAACCCCCTAATAAAAATATTTTTTTTTTTTATTTTTTTTAAATTATTTTTTATTAAATAAATTTCTAACATCTTATTTCCCTAATTTATAAATAAATAAACAAGAAATATTAAATTTAATTTATAAATAAAATTATAGTTATTAAAGTTTTTTGATATGAAAAATTTAAAAAAATATTTATTTATACACTACACTGGCCCTTGTTGGATTTGAACCAACGACCTAACGATTATGAGTCGTTTGCTCTAACCACTGAGCTAAAGGGCCATACTATAACTATAGTATTAAATATTTTTAAATTTATTTCAATTAAATTTATTATTTTTTTTAATTAACTAAATATAATTTATGATTTCCTCTTAAAATATATAAAAGAATTAATGATGGTTTTTTATTTAAAATTTTTTGAACATCATTTATATTTTTAATAGGTTTTTGATTAATCTGTATTATTATGTCACCTTTTCTTAAACCTATTATTGATGCTGGAGAATTTTTTAAAACTTTATTTACTTGTACACTAGTTTTTTGAATATTTTTAAAAATATAAATTTTATTTTTTAATTTAATATTATTTAAATATACTCCTTCAATACCATAATAAATAATATTTTCAGAATCATCATCATCATTATAATTTTTAATTTTAACATGAACTGTTTTAAAAGTTCCTTTTCTTATAATTCCTAATTTAACAACAGTACCTCTAATAAAAGAACTTATTTTTGCTTTTAATAAAGCATAACTATCAATAGTTTTCCCATTTAGTGAAATAATAATATCACCTACTTGTAACTCATTATCTTTAGATATTTTTATAATTTCACGAACAAAAACTCCTTTATTTATATTATAAATTCGTAAAATTTTTGTTAATTCTGGTTCTAAATTAACTGCATTAATTCCTAAAGAACCTCTTTTAATTTTACCAAATCTAATAAATTGATTAACTAAATTCATAACAGTATTACTAGGTATAGCAAAGCCAATTCCAATATTACCTTCATGAGGAGCAAATATAGCTGTATTAATTCCAATTAAATCTCCATTTAAATTAACTAAAGCTCCTCCAGAACTTCCACGATTAATTGCAGCATCAGTTTGGATAAAATTTTCAAAACTTTCAATATTAAGTCCAGTACGTCCTAATCCTGATATAATTCCTGATGTAACAGTTTCTCCTAATGCATATGGATTACCTATTGCTATTGTATAATCTCCTATTTTTAAATTATCAGAATTTGCTATTTTAAGACTTTTAAGATTATTTGTTTTTCCTACAATTCTTATTAAAGCTATATCTGTTTTTGGATCTCTCCCTATTATTTTTGCTTCATATATTTTTCCATTATTTAATTCAACTGAAATATAATTAGCATGATTTATTACATGATTATTAGTAATAATTAAACCTTTTTTAGCATTTATAATGACTCCAGAACCAATTGAATGAAATTTTTGTTCAAGAACATTATTATTGTTTCCACAAATAGGAGTATTCTCATATGGAGAACCTTCTTTACAAAGTAAAAAATGTTCTCTTAAATATTGTTCTACTTGTGGAGGTAATTTGTATTCATATACAAATGTACTACCTTGAACATCAATATTAACAACTGAAGGAATTACTTTCGCTAGTATAGGAGCTAGACTAGGTAATAAATAGTTATTATTTAATTTTTTTGTGAAATTAGGTAATAATTTAGCATTTATATTTTTAGGTACTACTATAAATATAGTAACAAAAAAAAATAAACAAAAAATAATTTTGATTTTTTTCATTATATAATCTCATAATAAAATTTACTATAAAATAACTTATATTTTATATTAATAAAATATAAATTTGAGTAAATAATAAAAAATTATTTTTAATTAATAATTTTAAATTTTTTTAATTAAAAAATTGTAATTTATAAAATTTTATTGTTAATAAATAATATACAAAATTTTTTACAAATTATTATACTTAATATAATATAAACTTTATTTTATATAAAGTAATATATATGCTTAATAAATTAAAAAATATTGCAGCAAAAACTGCAGTAACATTTATTAAAAATAATAGTATTATTGGTATTGGTTCTGGAACTACAATATCTCATTTTATAGATATTTTATCTACTGTAAAAAAGAATATTAATATTAAAGGAGTAGTATCTGCTTCTAAAAGTTCTACAGAAAAACTAAAAAAATATAATTTTAATATTTATGAAATTAATAAAATAAATA
Above is a genomic segment from Enterobacteriaceae endosymbiont of Donacia dentata containing:
- the lysS gene encoding lysine--tRNA ligase, which translates into the protein MSENKYFLNKSINNNEVKFRHKKLTKLRKKNIAFPNNFKINITCDNIYQEFNNKNFSLKDKKLFRIAGRIVNLRIMGKASFINIQDYTGKIQVYISQNSISVEKYKKFLKEYNIGDIIGIIGNIFKTKTNVLSIFCTKIYLLTKAIRPLPDKYHGLQNKEIKYRKRYLDLIVNEKTRNVFKIRSKIILNIRNLMNEMNFIEVETPMMHNIPGGALAKPFITHHNTYNINMYLRVAPELYLKRLVIGGFNKIFEINRNFRNEGISTQHNPEFTMMEMYVAYSDYKDLMILFENLFKKIYKSIFNNSVLEYNGIVFNLNNKFNILTMKESIIFFYPNFSLDNLEDINILIKISNSLNVKINKKWSKGKIISEIFDVKIANKIIEPTFITEYPVEISPLSRSNDLNPLITDRFEFFICGMEIANGFSELNDPEEQKKRFKQQDNLKEINNTKKNNIYENFYDQDYIEALEYGLPPTAGLGLGIDRLVMLFTNSKSIRDIILFPMLRPQ
- the prfB gene encoding peptide chain release factor 2 (programmed frameshift); protein product: MLEIYLIKNNLKKIKKKIFLLGGFFNYIKYKKKLLKINNKLQNPNIWNNINYILNLNKKKSNIENLLFSLDTINQEIIDINELINLAIDTNDKIILKESIKILAELQNKINNLELQKIFIKKNDNKNCFIDIQSGSGGIESQDWAKIIMKMYLKWAVQKKFKTTIINETPGEVIGIKSATIHIVGNYAFGWLRTESGIHRLVRKSPFSSSGRRHTSFVSTFIYPDIKNENSISLNTEDLRIDVYRASGAGGQHINRTESAVRITHIPTGIVTQCQSNRSQHQNKNQAMKQIKFKLYELTNKIKQKKQKKIEQQKFNISWGYQIRSYILDDSRIKDMRTGIEINDVNFVLNGNIDKFIQASLKLGL
- a CDS encoding Do family serine endopeptidase, encoding MKKIKIIFCLFFFVTIFIVVPKNINAKLLPNFTKKLNNNYLLPSLAPILAKVIPSVVNIDVQGSTFVYEYKLPPQVEQYLREHFLLCKEGSPYENTPICGNNNNVLEQKFHSIGSGVIINAKKGLIITNNHVINHANYISVELNNGKIYEAKIIGRDPKTDIALIRIVGKTNNLKSLKIANSDNLKIGDYTIAIGNPYALGETVTSGIISGLGRTGLNIESFENFIQTDAAINRGSSGGALVNLNGDLIGINTAIFAPHEGNIGIGFAIPSNTVMNLVNQFIRFGKIKRGSLGINAVNLEPELTKILRIYNINKGVFVREIIKISKDNELQVGDIIISLNGKTIDSYALLKAKISSFIRGTVVKLGIIRKGTFKTVHVKIKNYNDDDDSENIIYYGIEGVYLNNIKLKNKIYIFKNIQKTSVQVNKVLKNSPASIIGLRKGDIIIQINQKPIKNINDVQKILNKKPSLILLYILRGNHKLYLVN